Proteins encoded in a region of the Trypanosoma brucei gambiense DAL972 chromosome 6, complete sequence genome:
- a CDS encoding protein kinase, putative, with the protein MEDYTIYRPIGSGAQGSVLSVIHVRTGRKFAMKVIRCHDISSVNAALKEIKVLLQLRYPHIVSYKDFFLVSDANEVRRLLFEFPTKKTTISTGSQGCSEDMPVDAVGVVTNNSCGGGKDAVEIGPNEICVCLVMELCTYGDLGMVISKSKRSFVATGFHPISERRVVLWMKQCVLALKFIHGKGFLHRDLKPTNIFLDEGRNMKIGDFGLAVAVGMSQEKVVGTPLYIAPEHMLQEEYDGKVDVWGLGVVMLELTTLQEQPINSRVIENPSIVEKVVKQVTDMGFSGHLGELLRDMLYRLPDDRPSLEDISCRLDAILSAVMQSNGITTPSAPRCTTPSRLAALLSNECDTEHMASPTNFNGVQSCKKDSEKASRSRRSCSSLERTPYSVTCSGRSTRTHWLRDESGSAMRLVKWRASSASSTSSRFLTPRRISCGDRSGLSPSPHIVTPLFDFFARGAGRNIKDTTIRVPRDYPTLQTALQAVKGLSHVRNIVVKEAAVFTDPLVLGADLPDSLSIIGEDPLPIVEVSDGPFAIHCIAGRGTIENFVIRHIARQTKKEYAVEPAEANDKADSHFGAISLVGGEWKISRCRISSSNGCGITVNSDVDAIVSHCHICDTKTAGVVVLQGAHGLFEKNTVKNCKLAGFLLKKDSTACVKRNDVVDGGVTGIFLHNAHGTVEENHIANNGSFGVVAKGPCANAVLKRNHITANQKAGIFCCAEAAPIIVENEIRRNNRAGILIKERASPNVSRNIIRQGREAGIYVFQEGAGVIEENEVLNNYSAGIIVTSNSRPHVMRNKIHGNRYEGVWVCKGGGGTYLQNDLRGNKKGAKDIEESCSVHWIENREV; encoded by the coding sequence ATGGAGGATTACACTATTTACCGTCCAATTGGTAGTGGCGCACAGGGCTCTGTGCTTAGTGTTATTCACGTCCGAACTGGGCGGAAATTCGCTATGAAAGTAATTCGATGCCACGACATTTCGTCTGTTAACGCAGCGCTAAAGGAAATCAAGGTACTGCTACAACTACGCTACCCACACATCGTGTCGTACAaggatttttttcttgtgtctgACGCAAATGAAGTTCGCCGCTTGCTGTTCGAATTCCCTACCAAAAAGACGACTATTTCAACCGGCTCACAGGGATGTAGTGAGGACATGCCTGTCGATGCAGTTGGGGTAGTTACGAATAACAGCTGCGGAGGCGGCAAGGATGCGGTGGAAATTGGTCCAAATGAGATATGCGTTTGTCTCGTTATGGAATTATGCACTTACGGGGATTTGGGAATGGTTATAAGTAAATCGAAGAGAAGCTTTGTCGCAACTGGATTTCACCCCATTTCGGAAAGACGTGTGGTTTTGTGGATGAAGCAGTGCGTTCTGGCACTTAAATTCATTCACGGGAAAGGGTTTCTGCATAGAGATTTGAAACCCACAAATATTTTCCTAGACGAGGGTAGAAATATGAAGATTGGTGACTTTGGCTTGGCCGTGGCGGTTGGGATGTCGCAAGAGAAAGTTGTAGGTACACCGCTCTACATCGCTCCGGAACATATGCTCCAGGAGGAGTACGATGGAAAGGTAGACGTTTGGGGATTAGGTGTGGTGATGTTAGAGCTTACAACCTTGCAGGAGCAGCCCATAAACAGTCGTGTGATTGAAAATCCTTCAATTGTGGAAAAGGTTGTGAAACAAGTAACGGACATGGGTTTCTCCGGACATCTGGGAGAACTTCTGCGTGATATGTTATATCGATTGCCTGATGATCGGCCCTCTCTCGAAGACATTTCGTGTCGTTTGGACGCCATCTTAAGTGCGGTGATGCAATCCAATGGTATCACGACACCGAGCGCCCCTAGATGTACAACACCATCGAGGCTCGCAGCGTTGTTGAGCAATGAATGTGACACAGAGCACATGGCAAGTCCCACAAACTTTAACGGCGTGCAGTCGTGCAAAAAAGATTCTGAAAAGGCAAGTCGAAGCCGGcggagctgcagcagcctCGAGCGTACACCTTACAGTGTCACGTGTAGTGGTCGAAGTACTCGTACTCACTGGCTCAGAGATGAGAGCGGCTCGGCGATGCGACTGGTGAAGTGGCGGGCATCGAGCGCAAGCAGCACTTCATCACGTTTTCTGACTCCGAGACGCATATCTTGTGGTGATAGGAGCGGTCTCAGCCCAAGTCCTCACATTGTAACACCTTTGTTTGACTTTTTCGCTCGCGGTGCGGGCCGGAACATAAAAGATACAACAATTCGTGTCCCCAGGGACTACCCAACGCTACAAACCGCGCTGCAGGCTGTTAAAGGACTATCTCATGTACGTAATATTGTGGTCAAAGAAGCAGCTGTGTTCACGGATCCACTTGTGTTGGGAGCTGATTTACCAGACAGCTTGAGCATTATCGGTGAAGATCCCCTACCCATTGTTGAAGTAAGTGATGGGCCCTTCGCTATACACTGCATAGCTGGTAGGGGCACTATAGAAAATTTCGTCATTCGTCACATCGCTCGACAGACAAAGAAGGAATACGCAGTGGAGCCTGCTGAGGCAAATGATAAAGCGGATTCCCATTTTGGAGCCATATCTCTCGTTGGGGGTGAGTGGAAAATATCCCGCTGCCGGATTTCAAGCTCAAATGGGTGTGGCATCACAGTAAACAGTGACGTAGATGCCATTGTTTCCCACTGCCATATATGTGATACCAAAACCGcaggtgttgttgttctccAAGGGGCCCATGGTCTCTTTGAAAAGAATACGGTGAAGAACTGCAAACTGGCCGGATTCTTGCTTAAAAAGGATAGCACTGCATGTGTCAAAAGAAACGATGTGGTGGATGGCGGAGTTACGGGAATTTTTTTAcataacgcacatggtacgGTAGAAGAGAACCACATAGCAAACAATGGCAGTTTCGGTGTGGTGGCGAAGGGTCCCTGTGCAAATGCTGTCCTCAAACGGAATCACATCACAGCCAACCAAAAGGCAGGGATCTTTTGTTGTGCCGAAGCTGCCCCTATTATTGTCGAAAATGAAATTCGGAGGAACAACCGAGCCGGGATTCTCATTAAAGAGCGGGCCTCGCCAAATGTGTCAAGAAATATTATTCGGCAAGGAAGAGAAGCAGGTATTTATGTGTTTCAGGAAGGTGCCGGTGTCATTGAAGAGAATGAAGTGCTGAATAATTACAGTGCGGGTATTATTGTTACCTCTAACAGTCGCCCACATGTGATGCGAAATAAAATTCATGGGAATCGCTACGAGGGCGTTTGGGTGTGCAAAGGCGGTGGTGGCACTTACCTGCAAAATGACTTgcgtggaaacaaaaaaggtgcgAAGGACATCGAGGAGAGTTGCTCCGTTCACTGGATTGAAAACCGTGAGGTATAA
- a CDS encoding RNA-binding protein, putative has product MWYSNLFVAKLPRHLCDGDLLQIFSNFNPLGAKIMLDPSTGNSKGFGFVLFDKEEEGRTAYERLNRKLVRVCNSSFNLLIYPSQHNGKAVTLPSRAVYIRNIPTTMGEREVQNFLSNLAPLEYCAMRGDHHGNPVWVVYAEFDTPQNAQRVLDKLHGNSNHFGGPPIMVKYADTDEAKRERRRRREEGRLAPGPALKGACLFPPPRPGVVSLNQTQVSQSATETSPSCSPAAHHVTKTKIVAPMVEVEPRAQPLYFSTSPVAAMPPLLPVDVSYDGAAATVPLQTADCPAANGVLVLGNGQQVFLTPNAVNLHPTKFNAPPTALLVPAVDTTLVPLPPQRTLVYGPW; this is encoded by the coding sequence ATGTGGTACAGTAATTTGTTCGTAGCAAAGTTACCACGTCACCTTTGTGACGGTGACTTGCTTCAAATTTTTAGTAATTTCAACCCACTTGGTGCTAAGATAATGTTAGACCCCTCCACTGGCAACAGCAAAGGATTTGGTTTTGTACTTTTTGataaggaggaggaagggaggacGGCTTATGAACGTCTCAACCGCAAACTCGTGCGTGTCTGCAATAGCAGCTTCAACCTCCTCATTTATCCTTCACAACACAACGGCAAAGCAGTCACGTTACCATCACGGGCAGTTTATATCCGAAATATCCCCACCACCATGGGGGAACGGGAGGTGCAAAATTTCCTTTCAAACCTCGCCCCTCTTGAGTATTGCGCAATGCGTGGAGATCATCATGGCAATCCCGTTTGGGTTGTTTACGCTGAGTTTGACACTCCTCAGAACGCCCAACGGGTGCTGGATAAATTACACGGCAACTCCAACCACTTCGGAGGCCCTCCCATCATGGTTAAATATGCCGATACCGACGAGGCGAAACGTGAGCGACGACGGCGGCGTGAAGAGGGACGACTGGCACCCGGACCTGCGCTGAAGGGCGCTTGCCTGTTCCCGCCTCCACGGCCCGGTGTTGTGAGTTTAAATCAAACTCAGGTGTCGCAATCCGCTACGGAAACTTCACCATCATGTTCCCCCGCTGCACATCATGTGACGAAAACGAAAATAGTGGCACCGATGGTGGAGGTAGAACCTCGGGCGCAACCGTTATATTTTTCAACCTCACCAGTGGCAGCAATGCCGCCACTGTTGCCAGTTGATGTGAGTTATGACGGGGCTGCTGCAACTGTGCCGTTACAAACTGCAGATTGTCCAGCTGCCAATGGTGTACTTGTGCTGGGCAATGGACAACAGGTTTTTCTCACTCCCAATGCTGTTAACTTGCACCCGACTAAATTCAATGCGCCACCTACTGCTCTTTTAGTGCCTGCGGTGGATACAACACTCGTGCCACTTCCCCCACAGCGAACACTTGTATATGGACCCTGGTAA